The following are from one region of the bacterium genome:
- a CDS encoding gamma-glutamyl-gamma-aminobutyrate hydrolase family protein produces the protein MSATTTRRVPIIGVTAAWADTSRASSLSRSGDILYGESGYLKHIENAGGAPLLLSFLRDDSAIQSAVRTLAGLLLTGGEDVHPRRYGQELLYESCIISELRDEFEFRFVPEFLRTGKPVLAICRGLQLVNVVLGGTLIQDLPAQTGIVHHAQQAPFNRAVHSVQLREDSRLARSLKSTIVSVNSTHHQAAERVGESLREVGRSEEGVIEALEHESHPYLVAVQWHPERFGVEQNSHHLLFEDFVRACSEMEASASG, from the coding sequence GTGAGTGCAACGACGACACGTCGCGTGCCGATCATCGGAGTTACGGCGGCTTGGGCGGATACCTCACGGGCGAGTTCCTTGTCGCGGAGCGGCGATATCCTCTATGGAGAGAGCGGATATCTGAAACACATTGAAAACGCCGGCGGCGCTCCTCTGCTGCTGTCGTTTCTGCGCGATGACTCGGCCATCCAATCGGCCGTGCGAACTCTGGCCGGGCTGCTTTTGACGGGTGGAGAAGACGTTCATCCGCGGCGATACGGTCAGGAACTCCTCTACGAGTCGTGCATTATCTCCGAGCTTCGCGATGAATTCGAGTTCCGGTTTGTTCCGGAGTTTCTGCGAACGGGCAAGCCCGTCTTGGCCATCTGCCGGGGATTGCAGCTCGTGAACGTGGTGCTCGGCGGCACGCTGATCCAGGACCTTCCGGCTCAGACGGGAATCGTTCACCACGCCCAACAAGCCCCCTTCAATCGTGCGGTTCACTCGGTACAGCTTCGTGAAGACTCACGGCTTGCGCGATCTCTCAAATCAACTATCGTGAGCGTCAACAGCACCCATCATCAGGCGGCCGAGCGAGTCGGCGAGAGCCTGCGCGAGGTCGGTCGGTCCGAAGAGGGAGTGATCGAGGCGCTGGAGCACGAAAGTCATCCGTATCTTGTTGCCGTGCAGTGGCATCCCGAACGATTCGGCGTGGAACAAAACAGCCATCATCTACTGTTCGAGGACTTTGTCAGAGCGTGTTCCGAGATGGAGGCGAGCGCGAGTGGGTAG